A stretch of the Bacteroidota bacterium genome encodes the following:
- a CDS encoding ABC transporter ATP-binding protein/permease, which yields MKKIALILYRVISLTYVTSPKYFILVFIFSMLRGISPVASLWAMRELINTIADSTILQQAMITKTLIIFFSINFIVRVNNSLVNYFTQKQRLLVEFDTSISVLEKCEKLNVSDFENGEKYNVIAKGENEGRVRIYSTYQNLLGFVTQIVSLTSVIFAILSWKSYVFLLVLIVPFLTTVLNTYINYKYYEIRMKRMQLARKTSYIRYLLTNDLACKEIKAYQTGGYLIGLYHSINTRILKQDNGINKQKSYVEMLTSFIDESISILVLLQIIKMSVLGVFKIGDTVAYFDSLGIVQVSVTNLLNLISSLSTDTLYVSHFFELIDMQVENDTMEGIKINEIDSIEFKNVSFSYQARNEFVIRNVSFQIRRGESIVIVGDNGSGKSTLVKLICGFYSTYYGEILINDIELSLIDKKCLRSLMGIVFQDFNKYELTLRENIGFGSVDQINEDDLIWGTLKKVELDQKVLKFGSGLDAQMGHWFNGEQLSKGQWQRIALARAFIQNRSAYIFDEPTSSLDPNIEREIYKLMKSHGEGKICIFVTHRFVNIDEFNPRVMLISNGIVENDARHSDLIKISIKYNDLLGNYYN from the coding sequence GTGAAAAAAATAGCATTGATATTATATAGAGTTATTAGTCTTACTTATGTAACTTCACCGAAATATTTTATATTAGTATTTATATTTTCAATGTTAAGAGGTATCTCGCCTGTTGCCAGCCTATGGGCCATGCGTGAACTTATTAATACAATAGCAGATTCAACTATATTGCAACAAGCGATGATAACAAAGACCCTTATAATTTTTTTTAGTATAAATTTCATAGTGAGAGTAAACAACTCTCTGGTGAATTATTTTACTCAAAAGCAGCGTTTATTAGTCGAATTTGATACAAGCATCAGTGTTTTAGAGAAATGTGAAAAATTAAATGTAAGCGACTTTGAAAATGGAGAGAAGTATAATGTTATTGCAAAGGGAGAGAACGAAGGCAGGGTTAGAATATATTCAACTTATCAAAATTTACTAGGTTTTGTGACACAAATAGTTTCTTTAACATCAGTAATTTTTGCAATATTAAGCTGGAAATCGTATGTATTCTTACTGGTTTTAATTGTTCCGTTTTTAACAACTGTTCTAAACACTTACATAAACTATAAATATTATGAAATCAGAATGAAAAGAATGCAATTAGCAAGAAAGACTTCTTACATCCGGTATTTATTGACCAATGACTTAGCATGTAAAGAAATTAAAGCATATCAAACGGGAGGATATCTAATTGGTTTATACCATTCTATTAATACAAGAATTTTAAAGCAAGATAACGGAATAAACAAACAAAAAAGCTATGTAGAAATGTTGACTAGTTTTATAGATGAGAGTATTAGCATCTTAGTGCTTTTACAAATTATTAAGATGTCTGTTTTAGGGGTGTTTAAAATTGGAGATACTGTTGCATATTTTGATAGTCTTGGCATTGTACAAGTGAGTGTTACCAATTTATTAAATCTGATTTCGAGTCTTTCAACCGATACATTATATGTCTCTCATTTCTTTGAACTAATTGATATGCAAGTTGAAAATGATACAATGGAAGGGATAAAGATAAACGAAATTGACTCAATTGAGTTTAAGAACGTATCATTCAGCTATCAAGCGAGAAACGAGTTTGTTATACGAAATGTGAGTTTTCAAATAAGACGAGGAGAGTCTATTGTAATAGTTGGAGATAACGGATCAGGTAAGAGCACCCTGGTTAAGTTGATTTGCGGGTTTTATTCAACCTATTATGGTGAGATCTTAATTAATGATATAGAGCTTTCCCTTATTGATAAAAAGTGTTTGAGAAGTCTAATGGGAATTGTGTTTCAAGACTTTAATAAATATGAGTTAACCTTGCGAGAAAATATTGGTTTTGGCTCAGTGGATCAAATTAATGAAGACGATTTAATCTGGGGTACTTTAAAAAAGGTTGAATTAGACCAAAAAGTATTAAAATTTGGTAGTGGACTAGATGCTCAAATGGGGCACTGGTTTAACGGAGAACAACTATCAAAAGGGCAGTGGCAAAGGATAGCATTAGCTCGAGCTTTTATCCAAAACCGTTCGGCTTATATTTTCGATGAACCAACATCATCGCTAGATCCAAATATTGAAAGAGAGATTTACAAGTTGATGAAAAGTCATGGTGAGGGAAAAATTTGTATTTTTGTAACTCATCGATTTGTTAACATTGATGAGTTTAATCCAAGAGTAATGTTGATTTCAAATG